In a single window of the Papaver somniferum cultivar HN1 chromosome 8, ASM357369v1, whole genome shotgun sequence genome:
- the LOC113304400 gene encoding COP9 signalosome complex subunit 1-like isoform X3, which produces MEGDDETTSVTMIDDEIYSNGGGEDKRSKPNLSSELLDVEVYAGLYSGRTKITRLMFVADRCGNQVMNLDALRMAYDEIKKGENTNLFKEVVEKIDGKLGSEYCLDQSWVDSVDRKAEVRKEKLESELNSLQTNLIKESIRMGYNDFGDFYYSHGHLGDAFKNYTHTCDYCTTSKHILQMCLNAILVCIEMGQFSLAASYASMAEQTTEANDPVILAKLCCVAGLAHLENKTYKLAAGKFLETSPELGSTYAEVIAPQDVATYGGLCALASFDKAELTNKVIDNLNFQTFLEQVPEVREIINGFHSSRYASCLEFLENLKANLLLDIHLHDNVETLYSQIRHKALIQYTHPFVCVDLRVMADAFKTDVSALENELVPLISEYQNQLRSQSSAASIEVEKCAKLSVYYEEATAKFSSSQRSTILKLEIANASAILKDAKMLDVKQKRAVQGKMACLSDQVQVLKSHVHDVDEYKSKSELESLLKAANSEYDKAVKARRIAKKAADAALAKKFTTDMQRSTILKLEIANASAILKDAKMLDVKQKRAVQGKMACLSDQVQVLKSHVHDVDEYKSKSELESLLKAANSEYDKAVKARRIAKKAADAALAKIFTTDMQDPNAIMYVTRNGQKVAV; this is translated from the exons ATGGAAGGCGATGATGAAACAACCTCAGTAACAATGATAGATGATGAAATATacagtaatggtggtggtgaagataAACGAAGTAAACCTAATTTGAGTAGTGAATTACTAGATGTAGAAGTATATGCAGGTTTATACAGCGGCAGAACAAAGATAACGAGACTTATGTTCGTTGCTGATAGATGTGGTAATCAAGTCATGAACTTAGATGCACTAAGAATGGCTTATGATGAGATTAAAAAGGGCGAGAATACTAATCTGTTTAAAGAAGTTGTTGAAAAGATTGATGGGAAGTTGGGGAGCGAGTATTGTTTAGATCAGAGCTGGGTTGATAGTGTTGATCGCAAGGCGGAAGTCAGGAAGGAGAAGCTTGAGAGTGAACtgaa TTCtctccagacaaatttgatcaaagagagTATCAGAATGGGGTACAATGATTTTGGAGACTTTTACTATTCCCATGGGCATCTCGGCGACGCATTCAAGAATTATACTCATACTTGTGATTACTGCACCACTTCAAAGCACATCTTACAGATGTGTTTGAATGCAATCTTGGTATGTATTGAGATGGGCCAGTTTTCACTTGCTGCATCTTATGCTAGCATGGCAGAACAGACTACGGAAGCGAATGACCCTGTTATACTTGCAAAGCTGTGCTGTGTGGCTGGACTAGCTCACCTGGAGAATAAAACATATAAGCTTGCTGCTGGCAAG TTCCTAGAAACAAGTCCAGAATTGGGAAGTACGTATGCAGAAGTGATTGCACCTCAAGATGTGGCGACTTATGGTGGATTGTGTGCACTTGCTAGCTTCGACAAGGCTGAGTTAACG AACAAGGTTATAGATAATCTCAACTTCCAAACTTTCTTGGAGCAAGTACCTGAAGTAAGGGAGATTATTAATGGTTTCCACTCGAG CCGTTATGCATCCTGCCTTGAGTTTCTTGAAAATCTCAAAGCCAATCTGTTGCTGGACATTCATTTACATGACAATGTCGAGACATTGTACAGTCAAATCCGTCACAAAGCTCTCATCCAATATACTCATCCATTTGTGTGTGTTGATCTTCGTGTGATGGCTGATGCCTTTAAAACTGATGTTTCTGCGCTAGAGAATGAACTGGTACCATTGATCAGTGAGTACCAGAATCAG TTGAGATCACAGTCGtctgctgcttccattgaagtAGAAAAATGTGCAAAGTTAAGTGTATATTATGAAGAAGCCACAGCAAAGTTCTCGTCTTCGCAGAGGTCTACTATCCTTAAGCTTGAGATTGCTAATGCCAGTGCCATATTGAAGGACGCCAAGATGCTAGACGTCAAGCAGAAAAGAGCTGTTCAAGGAAAGATGGCTTGCTTATCCGATCAGGTGCAGGTGCTGAAATCTCATGTGCATGATGTGGATGAATACAAGTCTAAAAGTGAGCTTGAAAGCCTTTTGAAAGCGGCCAATTCAGAATATGACAAAGCAGTTAAAGCACGTAGGATAGCCAAGAAGGCAGCAGATGCTGCTTTGGCGAAAAAATTCACCACTGATATGCAG AGGTCTACTATCCTTAAGCTTGAGATTGCTAATGCCAGTGCAATATTGAAGGACGCCAAGATGCTAGACGTCAAGCAGAAAAGAGCTGTTCAAGGAAAGATGGCTTGCTTATCCGATCAGGTGCAGGTGCTGAAATCTCATGTGCATGATGTGGATGAATACAAGTCTAAAAGTGAGCTTGAAAGCCTTTTGAAAGCGGCCAATTCAGAATATGACAAAGCAGTTAAAGCACGTAGGATAGCCAAGAAGGCAGCAGATGCTGCTTTGGCGAAAATATTCACCACTGATATGCAG GATCCAAATGCAATTATGTATGTCACAAGAAATGGGCAGAAGGTTGCTGTTTGA
- the LOC113304400 gene encoding COP9 signalosome complex subunit 1-like isoform X2 — MGYNDFGDFYYSHGHLGDAFKNYTHTCDYCTTSKHILQMCLNAILVCIEMGQFSLAASYASMAEQTTEANDPVILAKLCCVAGLAHLENKTYKLAAGKFLETSPELGSTYAEVIAPQDVATYGGLCALASFDKAELTNKVIDNLNFQTFLEQVPEVREIINGFHSSRYASCLEFLENLKANLLLDIHLHDNVETLYSQIRHKALIQYTHPFVCVDLRVMADAFKTDVSALENELVPLISEYQNQLRSQSSAASIEVEKCAKLSVYYEEATAKFSSSQRSTILKLEIANASAILKDAKMLDVKQKRAVQGKMACLSDQVQVLKSHVHDVDEYKSKSELESLLKAANSEYDKAVKARRIAKKAADAALAKKFTTDMQDAKMLDVKQKRAVQGKMACLSDQVQVLKSHVHDVDEYKSKSELESLLKAANSEYDKAVKARRIAKKAADAALAKIFTTDMQDPNAIMYVTRNGQKVAV, encoded by the exons ATGGGGTACAATGATTTTGGAGACTTTTACTATTCCCATGGGCATCTCGGCGACGCATTCAAGAATTATACTCATACTTGTGATTACTGCACCACTTCAAAGCACATCTTACAGATGTGTTTGAATGCAATCTTGGTATGTATTGAGATGGGCCAGTTTTCACTTGCTGCATCTTATGCTAGCATGGCAGAACAGACTACGGAAGCGAATGACCCTGTTATACTTGCAAAGCTGTGCTGTGTGGCTGGACTAGCTCACCTGGAGAATAAAACATATAAGCTTGCTGCTGGCAAG TTCCTAGAAACAAGTCCAGAATTGGGAAGTACGTATGCAGAAGTGATTGCACCTCAAGATGTGGCGACTTATGGTGGATTGTGTGCACTTGCTAGCTTCGACAAGGCTGAGTTAACG AACAAGGTTATAGATAATCTCAACTTCCAAACTTTCTTGGAGCAAGTACCTGAAGTAAGGGAGATTATTAATGGTTTCCACTCGAG CCGTTATGCATCCTGCCTTGAGTTTCTTGAAAATCTCAAAGCCAATCTGTTGCTGGACATTCATTTACATGACAATGTCGAGACATTGTACAGTCAAATCCGTCACAAAGCTCTCATCCAATATACTCATCCATTTGTGTGTGTTGATCTTCGTGTGATGGCTGATGCCTTTAAAACTGATGTTTCTGCGCTAGAGAATGAACTGGTACCATTGATCAGTGAGTACCAGAATCAG TTGAGATCACAGTCGtctgctgcttccattgaagtAGAAAAATGTGCAAAGTTAAGTGTATATTATGAAGAAGCCACAGCAAAGTTCTCGTCTTCGCAGAGGTCTACTATCCTTAAGCTTGAGATTGCTAATGCCAGTGCCATATTGAAGGACGCCAAGATGCTAGACGTCAAGCAGAAAAGAGCTGTTCAAGGAAAGATGGCTTGCTTATCCGATCAGGTGCAGGTGCTGAAATCTCATGTGCATGATGTGGATGAATACAAGTCTAAAAGTGAGCTTGAAAGCCTTTTGAAAGCGGCCAATTCAGAATATGACAAAGCAGTTAAAGCACGTAGGATAGCCAAGAAGGCAGCAGATGCTGCTTTGGCGAAAAAATTCACCACTGATATGCAG GACGCCAAGATGCTAGACGTCAAGCAGAAAAGAGCTGTTCAAGGAAAGATGGCTTGCTTATCCGATCAGGTGCAGGTGCTGAAATCTCATGTGCATGATGTGGATGAATACAAGTCTAAAAGTGAGCTTGAAAGCCTTTTGAAAGCGGCCAATTCAGAATATGACAAAGCAGTTAAAGCACGTAGGATAGCCAAGAAGGCAGCAGATGCTGCTTTGGCGAAAATATTCACCACTGATATGCAG GATCCAAATGCAATTATGTATGTCACAAGAAATGGGCAGAAGGTTGCTGTTTGA
- the LOC113304400 gene encoding COP9 signalosome complex subunit 1-like isoform X1 has product MGYNDFGDFYYSHGHLGDAFKNYTHTCDYCTTSKHILQMCLNAILVCIEMGQFSLAASYASMAEQTTEANDPVILAKLCCVAGLAHLENKTYKLAAGKFLETSPELGSTYAEVIAPQDVATYGGLCALASFDKAELTNKVIDNLNFQTFLEQVPEVREIINGFHSSRYASCLEFLENLKANLLLDIHLHDNVETLYSQIRHKALIQYTHPFVCVDLRVMADAFKTDVSALENELVPLISEYQNQLRSQSSAASIEVEKCAKLSVYYEEATAKFSSSQRSTILKLEIANASAILKDAKMLDVKQKRAVQGKMACLSDQVQVLKSHVHDVDEYKSKSELESLLKAANSEYDKAVKARRIAKKAADAALAKKFTTDMQRSTILKLEIANASAILKDAKMLDVKQKRAVQGKMACLSDQVQVLKSHVHDVDEYKSKSELESLLKAANSEYDKAVKARRIAKKAADAALAKIFTTDMQDPNAIMYVTRNGQKVAV; this is encoded by the exons ATGGGGTACAATGATTTTGGAGACTTTTACTATTCCCATGGGCATCTCGGCGACGCATTCAAGAATTATACTCATACTTGTGATTACTGCACCACTTCAAAGCACATCTTACAGATGTGTTTGAATGCAATCTTGGTATGTATTGAGATGGGCCAGTTTTCACTTGCTGCATCTTATGCTAGCATGGCAGAACAGACTACGGAAGCGAATGACCCTGTTATACTTGCAAAGCTGTGCTGTGTGGCTGGACTAGCTCACCTGGAGAATAAAACATATAAGCTTGCTGCTGGCAAG TTCCTAGAAACAAGTCCAGAATTGGGAAGTACGTATGCAGAAGTGATTGCACCTCAAGATGTGGCGACTTATGGTGGATTGTGTGCACTTGCTAGCTTCGACAAGGCTGAGTTAACG AACAAGGTTATAGATAATCTCAACTTCCAAACTTTCTTGGAGCAAGTACCTGAAGTAAGGGAGATTATTAATGGTTTCCACTCGAG CCGTTATGCATCCTGCCTTGAGTTTCTTGAAAATCTCAAAGCCAATCTGTTGCTGGACATTCATTTACATGACAATGTCGAGACATTGTACAGTCAAATCCGTCACAAAGCTCTCATCCAATATACTCATCCATTTGTGTGTGTTGATCTTCGTGTGATGGCTGATGCCTTTAAAACTGATGTTTCTGCGCTAGAGAATGAACTGGTACCATTGATCAGTGAGTACCAGAATCAG TTGAGATCACAGTCGtctgctgcttccattgaagtAGAAAAATGTGCAAAGTTAAGTGTATATTATGAAGAAGCCACAGCAAAGTTCTCGTCTTCGCAGAGGTCTACTATCCTTAAGCTTGAGATTGCTAATGCCAGTGCCATATTGAAGGACGCCAAGATGCTAGACGTCAAGCAGAAAAGAGCTGTTCAAGGAAAGATGGCTTGCTTATCCGATCAGGTGCAGGTGCTGAAATCTCATGTGCATGATGTGGATGAATACAAGTCTAAAAGTGAGCTTGAAAGCCTTTTGAAAGCGGCCAATTCAGAATATGACAAAGCAGTTAAAGCACGTAGGATAGCCAAGAAGGCAGCAGATGCTGCTTTGGCGAAAAAATTCACCACTGATATGCAG AGGTCTACTATCCTTAAGCTTGAGATTGCTAATGCCAGTGCAATATTGAAGGACGCCAAGATGCTAGACGTCAAGCAGAAAAGAGCTGTTCAAGGAAAGATGGCTTGCTTATCCGATCAGGTGCAGGTGCTGAAATCTCATGTGCATGATGTGGATGAATACAAGTCTAAAAGTGAGCTTGAAAGCCTTTTGAAAGCGGCCAATTCAGAATATGACAAAGCAGTTAAAGCACGTAGGATAGCCAAGAAGGCAGCAGATGCTGCTTTGGCGAAAATATTCACCACTGATATGCAG GATCCAAATGCAATTATGTATGTCACAAGAAATGGGCAGAAGGTTGCTGTTTGA